The following coding sequences are from one Ornithodoros turicata isolate Travis chromosome 1, ASM3712646v1, whole genome shotgun sequence window:
- the LOC135391024 gene encoding uncharacterized protein LOC135391024 — protein MLKLLLTFRLHRIAIIADIEKAFLQILLDVQDRDFLRFFWYETTPSVEGQLPRLEIWRMTRVPFGATSSTFLLAATIHHHLQHQEATYPWTTSRLKARFYVDDLVTGAEDTQEAMKLFRETLQIFEAASMPVRKWLTNSPTLRLHASVNGIC, from the coding sequence ATGCTGAAGCTATTACTCACTTTTCGCTTACACAGAATCGCAATCATAGCCGACATTGAGAAGGCTTTCCTTCAAATTCTTCTGGACGTTCAGGACCGAGACTTCCTTCGTTTCTTCTGGTATGAAACCACTCCGTCCGTAGAAGGTCAGTTGCCCCGACTCGAAATATGGCGCATGACACGCGTTCCCTTTGGCGCTACGAGTAGCACTTTCCTTTTAGCTGCCACTATACATCATCATCTGCAGCACCAGGAGGCTACTTATCCATGGACGACAAGTCGACTGAAAGCACGGTTCTATGTTGATGATCTCGTCACTGGCGCCGAGGATACCCAGGAAGCCATGAAACTTTTCCGGGAGACTCTTCAGATCTTTGAAGCTGCAAGCATGCCAGTCCGGAAATGGCTCACAAACAGTCCCACGCTCAGGCTACACGCGAGTGTCAACGGTATCTGCTAA
- the LOC135391034 gene encoding uncharacterized protein LOC135391034, translating into MAAVLAARLLKTVADAFSIVRDNCNAWTDSMIALSWIRTAPSRVTPFVSHRVLDIQRHIPPHLWRHCPGCEKAIIESSMITYTHVNQMHTGVQGILAQLRERFWIIRGRQAVKRVIYACVVCRRFGSKATRQATASLPPDRPSRSEPLQVTGLDFAGPIYYRTDRSSTTPKSYIVLFTCAVTRAVHLELASSMTTHDFLQAFRRFIARRSIPAKVYSDNFRTFKRASTDLAELGRLIHAEPVQRYCAVYNIQWVFIAERAAWWGGFWERLVRSVKDALRKTLGRSSLTFEQLTTILTEIEATINSRPLTYLSDDPRDLSPLCPSHFLVGRRLTLLPEHPQTSSTTDETRSSLIEKADLRRVMLASFWRRWTRDYICELPSAHRFQCSNIVPFKVGELVLLSSKPQGRAVWPLARISEVQPGRDGVIRACKVVLPNGSEIRRPVQNLHKL; encoded by the coding sequence ATGGCAGCCGTCCTTGCAGCCCGATTGCTCAAGACCGTCGCAGATGCATTCTCAATCGTGCGCGACAACTGCAACGCCTGGACAGATTCTATGATTGCCCTTTCCTGGATTCGGACAGCACCTTCACGCGTAACACCTTTCGTAAGCCATCGTGTCTTAGATATTCAGCGACACATTCCCCCTCATCTGTGGAGACACTGTCCTGGATGCGAAAAGGCAATCATAGAATCAAGTATGATCACGTACACCCACGTAAACCAGATGCACACCGGGGTTCAAGGCATCCTCGCTCAACTGCGTGAGAGGTTTTGGATCATACGTGGACGTCAAGCAGTCAAAAGAGTCATATATGCGTGTGTCGTCTGCCGCCGGTTCGGGAGTAAGGCCACACGCCAAGCCACGGCTTCGCTTCCTCCAGATCGTCCCTCCAGAAGCGAACCCCTTCAGGTCACGGGGCTTGATTTCGCCGGCCCGATCTATTATCGTACTGATCGCTCGAGCACCACTCCGAAGTCATATATCGTCCTATTTACATGTGCTGTCACTCGCGCCGTGCATCTAGAATTGGCATCCTCAATGACCACACACGATTTTCTACAAGCCTTCAGACGCTTCATCGCTCGTAGATCGATACCTGCCAAAGTGTACTCTGACAACTTCCGGACATTCAAGCGGGCCTCCACGGACCTTGCCGAACTTGGCCGGCTCATCCATGCCGAACCCGTCCAGCGCTACTGCGCAGTTTACAATATCCAATGGGTATTCATCGCCGAGCGCGCAGCCTGGTGGGGCGGGTTCTGGGAACGGCTGGTGAGATCAGTCAAAGACGCCCTGCGCAAGACTTTAGGACGTAGCTCACTGACGTTCGAGCAGCTGACAACCATCCTCACTGAAATTGAGGCCACGATCAATTCGCGCCCACTGACATACCTCTCCGACGATCCCAGAGACCTTTCACCACTCTGTCCATCTCACTTTCTGGTTGGAAGGCGCCTGACTCTCCTACCTGAGCATCCTCAGACCAGCAGTACTACTGATGAAACCCGTTCCTCGCTTATCGAGAAGGCAGATCTCCGACGGGTGATGCTGGCGAGCTTTTGGCGCAGGTGGACCCGCGACTACATATGCGAGCTGCCTTCCGCTCATCGCTTCCAGTGCAGCAATATCGTACCCTTCAAGGTGGGCGAGCTAGTGCTCCTGTCCTCCAAACCACAAGGAAGAGCAGTGTGGCCACTTGCACGCATCTCTGAGGTACAGCCAGGACGCGACGGAGTCATCCGAGCGTGCAAGGTAGTACTTCCCAACGGATCAGAAATACGTCGTCCCGTCCAGAACCTCCACAAGCTTTAA